Within the Terriglobales bacterium genome, the region TGGAAGGAGCCACACACTCCGCGGTACGAAATGCGAAAAGAGCAGGGCTTAACGACAAGGAGATCGACCACGTCGTTGTGCTGGCGGTTACGACTCTCGGGCTGCCCTCCGCGACCCGCGCCTTTACCTGGATTCGAGACCAACGCAAGAAGTCATCTCGCGCTCAGCGAACGTAATTCCCGCGTTCCTTGTTCGTGAAACCTGTGACATAAGTCATCGTCGCACTCTTGGCACG harbors:
- a CDS encoding carboxymuconolactone decarboxylase family protein, which gives rise to MAQELPAPITNFKKLYPQVWKAFTELGERCHEAGPLDERSRRLVKLALSIGAGLEGATHSAVRNAKRAGLNDKEIDHVVVLAVTTLGLPSATRAFTWIRDQRKKSSRAQRT